In the Kwoniella shivajii chromosome 2, complete sequence genome, one interval contains:
- a CDS encoding nucleolar GTP-binding protein 2 produces MAKGKNHDRKATPGFGKQKLKSGSSGGEFSLKKVKGENFYRDAKAASRVKMLNGGKAVRDKDGKITEAAAFQKGEKDVEPGRVKADRRWFGNTRVISQTALDHFRTALSEQKADPYSVLLRRNKLPMGLLEDESKNGGKRSHIVETEPFSNTFGPKSQRKRPRLDIGSIEELGESSAAVDASADVEAAQNVTADLADIYHPTTSTAREPIYQKGTSRRIWGELYKVLDSSDVVIHVLDARDPLGTRCKPVVEYLRKEKAHKHLVYVLNKVDLVPTWVTARWVKHLSLSAPTIAFHASINNSFGKGSLIQLLRQFSVLHSDKKQISIGFIGYPNVGKSSIINTLKKKKVCTVAPIPGETKVWQYITLMKRIYLIDCPGIVPVSAKDSDTDTVLKGVVRVENLATPAEHIPEMLERVRAEYIERTYGLEHREGGWHGEPGATILLTAIAKKSGKLLKGGEPDQEAAAKMVLNDWIRGKIPFFVPPPDKEQVAVKGEEKPDQAQEKEMRETKEMLEEQERSLGKVLGEKRVKGVQQPISKIVTMTKFIGDDAIRYKEEDSKDVEMGEEAEEDEDDDDDDEEEKEGEAGELAWDDIFPGDAAGPSKFASLPVDAEDVEKEDDDEDDDEEEEDDEDEDEDEDEDEDDVALEFAPPSDKKAGKRKAEEVAEEEDEPTSKKEKRMTTNKKKTENFYTHANVKNRNRDRQLPKNPFKRHRDADEEPTGKKRPKSKKY; encoded by the exons CTGGTGGAGAATTTTCTCTCAAAAAAGTAAAAG GAGAGAATTTTTACCGAGATGCTAAAGCTGCGTCCAGGGTGAAGATGCTCAATGGCGGTAAAGCCGTcagagataaagatggaaagatcaCCGAAGCCGCAGCTTTtcaaaaaggtgaaaaagatgttGAGCCAGGTAgagtcaaagctgatcgaAGATGGTTTG GTAACACAAGGGTCATATCACAAACCGCTTTGGATCATTTTAGGACTGCATTGAGTGAACAAAAAGCCGATCCTTACTCTGTCTTACTTAGAAGGAATAAACTTCCTATGGGTTTATTAGAAGACGAATCGAAGAATGGCGGAAAA CGATCACATATCGTCGAGACCGAACCTTTCTCTAACACGTTCGGACCTAAATCGCAAAGAAAACGGCCTCGTCTTGATATTGGTTCAATCGAGGAATTGGGTGAATCATCGGCAGCAGTTGATGCTTCTGCGGATGTCGAAGCAGCCC AAAACGTTACTGCCGATTTAGCAGATATCTACCACCCCACCACTTCCACAGCACGAGAACCCATCTACCAGAAAGGTACTTCCAGACGTATCTGGGGTGAATTATACAAAGTTCTCGATTCTTCCGATGTAGTCATTCACGTACTCGACGCTCGTGATCCCCTAGGTACAAGATGTAAACCTGTTGTGGAATACcttcgaaaagaaaaggctCATAAACATTTGGTATACGTACTCAACAAAGTCGATTTGGTACCCACTTGGGTCACT GCTCGATGGGTCAAACACCTCTCACTTTCCGCTCCTACCATTGCTTTCCACGCTTCTATCAACAACTCCTTTGGTAAAGGTTCCCTCATCCAACTTCTTCGACAGTTCTCAGTTCTCCACTCTGACAAGAAGCAAATCTCCATCGGTTTCATCGGATACCCCAATGTCGGTAAATCAAGTATCATCAACAcgctgaaaaagaagaaggtctgCACTGTCGCCCCCATCCCTGGTGAGACCAAAGTGTGGCAATATATCACATTGATGAAACGAATCTACTTGATCGATTGTCCTGGTATCGTACCTGTGTCAGCTAAAGATTCCGATACCGACACCGTCCTCAAGGGTGTAGTGCGAGTTGAAAATCTTGCCACTCCTGCCGAACATATCCCAGAGATGCTTGAGCGAGTAAGAGCGGAGTACATTGAACGAACATACGGACTTGAACATCGTGAAGGTGGTTGGCATGGTGAACCAGGGGCGACTATACTGTTGACCGCCATTGCCAAGAAATCCGGTAAATTGTTGAAAGGTGGTGAGCCCGATCAAGAAGCTGCCGCTAAAATGGTGTTGAACGATTGGATCCGAGGTAAAATACCTTTCTTCGTGCCCCCTCCTGATAAAGAACAGGTCGCAGTTAAAGGCGAAGAGAAAcctgatcaagctcaagagaaggaaatgcGAGAGACGAAAGAAATGCTCGAAGAGCAAGAAAGGTCACTGGGCAAAGTTCTCGGTGAGAAGAGAGTTAAAGGTGTTCAACAGCCTATCAGCAAGATTGTCACCATGACCAAGTTTATCGGCGATGATGCTATTAGATACAAGGAAGAGGATTCcaaagatgttgagatgggtgaagaagctgaagaggatgaggatgacgacgacgacgatgaagaggagaaagagggagaagCTGGCGAATTAGCTTGGGACGATATCTTCCCTGGTGATGCTGCTGGTCCATCCAAATTTGCCTCTTTACCTGTTGATGCGGAAGACGtggagaaagaggatgacgatgaggacgatgacgaggaggaggaggacgacgaagatgaagatgaagatgaagatgaagatgaagatgatgtagcACTGGAATTCGCCCCTCCATCAGACAAGAAGGCGGGCAAACGAAAAG CCGAGGAAGTCGCcgaggaagaggacgagCCTACTtccaagaaggagaagagaatgacGACTAATAAAAAGAAGACTGAGAACTTTTACACTCATGCA AACGTTAAAAACAGAAACAGGGACCGACAATTACCCAAGAATCCATTCAAGAGGCACCGAGATGCTGATGAGGAACCAACGGGTAAAAAGAGGCCCAAGAGTAAGAAGTATTAG
- a CDS encoding cysteine desulfurase IscS → MNPVRPLLHAARFRSITSASTSSIAARITRRTLTTPTNPLHATVSNVSTEQVREDPGEFDHGDSVANESEGGKEMFGFKLNPVSTKTGGNAKSEGRPIYLDMQATTPMDPRVLDKMLPLFTEQYGNPHSRTHAYGWEAEASVDEARQHVAKLVGAQEKDIVFTSGATESNNMLIKGIAKFHQGKRKHIITTQTEHKCVLDSCRWLSTQGFEITYLPVLPNGLISLTDLKAALRPDTSLVSIMAVNNEIGVIQPLKEISETLKAYAKENKTTKALFHTDAAQAVGKIEIDVEAMGIDAMSISGHKLYGPKGVGAAYVRRRPRVRLEPLIHGGGQERGLRSGTVPAPLVVGLGEACRIATNEMKMDHERIKELSDRLINGITSQIELIVRNGDPNGYPGCVNLSFSYVEGESLLMALKDIALSSGSACTSASLEPSYVLRALGAAEDMAHSSLRFGIGRFTTEAEIDLVIARIVSVVNKLRDMSPLWEMVQEGIDISKIEWAQH, encoded by the exons ATGAACCCAGTCCGACCATTATTGCACGCTGCTAGATTCCGATCGATTACCTCAGCCTCCACTTCCTCCATCGCAGCTAGAATCACACGAAGAACACTTACCACACCCACCAATCCTCTCCATGCAACAGTATCAAATGTCAGCACCGAGCAAGTGAGAGAAGATCCAGGAGAATTCGATCATGGTGACTCAGTGGCCAATGAATCggaaggtggtaaag AAATGTTCGGCTTCAAGCTTAACCCGGTGTCAACCAAAACAGGTGGAAATGCTAAATCTGAAGGAAGACCAATCTACTTGGATATGCAAGCTACAACACCGATGGATCCAAGAGTTTTAGATAAAATGTTACCTCTATTCACTGAACAATATGGTAATCCCCATTCTAGAACACATGCCTATGGTTGGGAAGCAGAAGCTTCAGTAGACGAGGCAAGACAACATGTAGCTAAATTAGTCGGTGctcaagaaaaagatatCGTCTTCACTTCAGGTGCAACGGAAAGCAACAATATGCTCATTAAAGGAATCGCCAAGTTCCATCAAGGTAAAAGAAAGCATATCATAACTACCCAAACA GAACACAAATGTGTCCTCGACTCATGCCGATGGCTTTCAACCCAAGGTTTCGAAATCACCTATCTCCCTGTCCTACCCAACGGTCTTATCTCTCTCACCGATCTCAAAGCTGCTCTACGACCCGACACCTCTTTAGTATCCATCATGGCAGTCAACAATGAGATTGGAGTTATCCAACCTCTAAAAGAAATTTCAGAAACTCTCAAGGCCTACGCTAAAGAGAACAAAACAACCAAAGCTCTATTCCACACCGATGCCGCTCAAGCAGTCGGTAAGATCGAAATCGACGTAGAAGCAATGGGAATTGACGCAATGTCAATCTCAGGCCACAAGCTATATGGACCAAAAGGTGTCGGTGCAGCGTATgtcagaagaagaccaagagTCAGATTAGAACCCTTGATTCACGGTGGTGGACaagaaagaggtttgagATCAGGTACCGTCCCCGCACCGCTAGTGGTCGGTCTAGGTGAAGCATGTAGAATCGCCACCaacgaaatgaagatggatcatgAGAGAATAAAGGAATTATCGGacagattgatcaatggaatAACATCACAAATCGAGCTTATCGTTCGAAACGGTGATCCAAACGGTTATCCAGGTTGCGTAaacctttccttctcatacGTCGAAGGAGAGTCTCTCTTGATGGCCCTCAAG GACATCGCTTTATCCTCCGGATCAGCAtgtacatcagcttctctcgAACCTTCTTACGTGTTAAGAGCATTAGGTGCAGCAGAAGATATGGCACATTCATCTCTCCGATTCGGTATCGGAAGATTCACTACGGAAGCTGAAATCGACCTTGTCATCGCTCGAATTGTATCGGTTGTGAACAAGTTGAGAGATATGAGTCCGCTATGGGAGATGGTACAAGAAGGTATCGATATCAGTAAGATCGAATGGGCTCA ACATTGA
- a CDS encoding transcription and mRNA export factor SUS1, with amino-acid sequence MVSTTEKPDEATLNSIRQRLMETGDWDRIQKSLRNQLEENGWVDDLKDLAKEKARAQETPNLEGLIKEISETARGMISDNTRRDVVQEIEAVLDREVDQA; translated from the exons ATGGTTTCAACTACTGAAAAGCCAGATGAGGCTACTCTGAACTCTATAAGACAGAGACTGATGGAAACGGGCGATTGGGATAG GATACAGAAATCGTTGAGGAATCAATTGGAAGAGAATGGTTGGGtggatgatttgaaagatttagcaaaag AGAAAGCTCGGGCTCAAGAGACACCGAATTTAGAAGGGCTAATAAAAGAGATAAGCGAGACTGCACGAG GTATGATTAGTGATAACACTCGAAGGGATGTCGTTCAAGAAATAGAAGCTGTTCTAGATAGAGAAGTTGATCAAGCTTAA